Proteins encoded within one genomic window of Manis pentadactyla isolate mManPen7 chromosome 4, mManPen7.hap1, whole genome shotgun sequence:
- the LOC130683579 gene encoding keratin-associated protein 4-11-like produces MVSSCCGSTCFDQGCGIGLCQETCCRPSCSGSSCCGSSCCRPSCCISSCCRPSCGISSCCRPSCSGSSCCGSSCCRPSCCISSCCRPSCSGSSCCGSSCCRPSCCISSCCHPSCCGSSCGGSSCCGPSCCCPGCGLRPVCGRVSCHTTCYRPTCVISTCPRPTCCASSCC; encoded by the coding sequence ATGGTCAGCTCCTGTTGTGGTTCCACGTGCTTTGACCAGGGCTGTGGCATTGGCCTCTGCCAGGAGACCTGCTGCCGCCCCTCCTGCAGTGGCTCTAGCTGCTGTGGCTCCAGCTGCTGCAGGCCCAGCTGCTGCATCTCCAGCTGCTGCCGCCCCTCCTGCGGCATCTCCAGCTGCTGTCGCCCCTCCTGCAGTGGCTCTAGCTGCTGTGGCTCCAGCTGCTGCAGGCCCAGCTGCTGCATCTCCAGCTGCTGCCGCCCCTCCTGCAGTGGCTCTAGCTGCTGTGGCTCCAGCTGCTGCAGGCCCAGCTGCTGCATCTCCAGCTGCTGCCACCCCTCCTGCTGTGGCTCCAGCTGCGGCGGTTCCAGCTGCTGTGGACCCAGCTGTTGCTGCCCTGGCTGCGGCCTGCGACCAGTCTGTGGCCGGGTCTCCTGCCACACCACTTGCTACCGCCCAACCTGTGTCATCTCCACCTGCCCCCGCCCCACGTGCTGTGCCTCCTCTTGTTGCTGA